The sequence below is a genomic window from Candidatus Neomarinimicrobiota bacterium.
TAAATCGAATGAAGCTTAAAGACAGCCGCATCGCCCAGCACCTGCTTTTTTGGGGTGCTTATTTTATCTTTCTGTTTCTAATCAGCTTGTTAAGATCCAATGAAGGTCGCGATGTAAGCTTTCATCTCCCATTTGAACTGATGCAGGTCGCAGTTATGGTTTCAGTTGTTTACCTCAACCTGAAAATCTTGATTCCCAGGTTTTTTGAAACGCGCAAATTCTTTCTGTATGGCCTGCTTATGATTGCTGCCGTGCTGGTAAACGGAGGTATACTCGTTTCCCTGATGCGCCTATTTCCCGATTTTAGCCCACCCTTCATTTTGAAGCATAGGCCATCTTATATGTTTGTCCTACCCATGGCTTTTATGCAGTTGTCATTGGTAGCTGTGACATCAACTTTGCATTTCATGCGTGAAAATCTGCGACTACAGCAAGAAGCGCTTTCGGTTAAAGAGCTGGAAAGTCGTCAATTAAAGGCTGAGCTTGATTCACTCAAGGCCCAGGTCAATCCCCATTTCTTGTTTAATTCCTTGAACAATATTTACTCACATAGTCTGTTGGAATCTCCCCAGACACCAGACCTCATCCTGAAGCTTTCTGGTCTGCTGAACTACATCATTTATGAATGTCAGGACGAACAGGTTCGACTGGAAAAGGAAATGGAGTTTTTAACCAACTATATTGCTCTGGAAAAAGTTCGTATAGATGAGTCAGTCCAGGTTGAATTGAAGATGGATGTCCCTGATACGTCCATAATGATCGCCCCACTATTATTTGTCCCCCTCATAGAAAACGCCTTTAAGCATGGCGCAAATATTTCAAGTGGTCAGCCCTTTATTAAGGTTGAACTCAAACAAAATGCTGGTGAGTTGAAGTTTCGATGTACAAATCTTCGGGATAATTTTGAGGATGACCTGAAGCGTGAAGGGGCAGTGGGAGGTATTGGTCTGGAAAATGTCCGCAAACGACTCGATCTTATTTATCCTGATAAGCATCGATTTGAGATCAAGGATGATGGGAAGCAGTTCATTGTTGATCTTAGAATTTCCTTTGGAGAATTGAGCCCATGAGTTCGCAGACAAATATTCGTTGTCTTATTGTTGATGATGAAGCACCCGCTCGTGCTGTTATTAAAAAATATCTCTCTGATATTCCTGGTTTTGAAGTTCTCAGTGAGTGTAAGAATGCATTTGAAGCCAATGAGGCTATACTCACGCTACACCCTGACCTATTATTTTTAGATATCAACATGCCTAAATTTACGGGGTTGAAACTGTTGGAGAGTCTGCGACGTCCACCCCTGGCCATTATCACCACAGCTTATCGTGAGTATGCCGTGGAAAGTTTTGAGCTGGATGTGGTAGATTATCTCCATAAACCCTTTTCCCTGGAACGCTTTATACAGGCGTTGAATAAGGCTCGGGATAGAATTACCCCTGCTGATGGGAATATGGCAGGCAATGAAGTTCCATCTCCAAAAGAGGGAGGAAGCCAGTCGGGAAAGGATTTTATTTTCCTCAAAGAGGAGGGTCAGGTCAATCGTGTGGATCTGCGTAATATTCTTTATGTGGAAGCAGTGGGTGATTATCTCAGTGTCATCACCAATCAAGGCAAGCATCTTTCCTATATGTCCATGAAAAAAATGGTGGATCTGCTACCTGCAGATCGCTTCTGTAGAATCCATAAGTCATTTATTGTGAGTCTCTCCAAAGTAAATACCATCGATAAGGGAAGAGTCTATATCGGGGAAAAAAGTTTTCCCATCGGCGCCACCTACCGTCCCGTATTTATGGATCTCATAAAAACCCACATGGGGTAGTCAGAAACAATCTCTTCAATTAGTGTAAATATATTGGCGTAAAAATTTAGAGGTACCAATTGTCCATGGCGATTGAGCTTAAACTGCTATGACTCGTTTTTGTCGATAGCTCCAGATACCTTGCGCCGGAGAAAACCCTGGAAGAAAGTATTGAGAAGGGGAATCATAGCCAGTTTCCTGGGGATGTAGACCGTCTTTTTATCAGCTTCTATTGCCAGGATTATTTGTTCCACACAATCCTCTAAGCTTACTGATTCACTGGTGTGCTTCTTTGAGGATTTGGTGAGTTTTGTGCCCTCTGCTCCAAAGGCGTTGTCCCTGAGATTTGTACCCCTGATCCAGCTCAAAACAGCCTCGAGAATTGATACTTCGCCCTTCATCTCCATGTCCAAAGTGGATAGAAATCCATGAAGTGCATGTTTTGAAGCGACATAGCCTGAATGGTTTGGAAATCCCATGATGGCTTGAGCTGTTGAACAACTGACAATTTTTCCATTGGTCTTTTTCAGATGGGGAAGCGCTGCGTGGCAACAGTTTACAGCCCCAAGATAATTCACATCGATTAAATTCTGGAAAAATGAGATATCAGTGATGTCCTCAAATCTGGCCCACATGCTGACACCAGCGTTAAGGATTAGACCATCCAGTTTGCCATACTTGTCTATGCTTTGTTTGATCAGATGACGACAGGCATTCAGGTCAGTGATGTCTGTTTGTACGGCCAGTGCTGAACCGCCAGCGGTATTAATGGAATTGCAGACCCGCTCAAGCTCATTTACTCTACGCGCCGCACAGACAATCTGGGCACCCCTACTGGCCAGCTCAACTGACAGTGCTTCGCCGATACCAGAAGAAGCCCCAGTGACAATAAAGACCTTTCCTGACACATTCATATCTGAAGAATCCTTAAAGTCTGTTCAGCTTAGTCTGCGAAAATATTATTCCGGACGCCAAAAATATTTTTTGGGTCATGGGCCGTTTTTACCTGCTTTAACATTTCGATACTTGCCGGGGAAATGGTTCCCTTCATAAAATCTTTGCGCAGTTTTCCAACCCCATGATGATGGGAAATGGAACCACCAGCTTCCATTATGGCTTCCCTCATGGCATATTCAATTGAATTGAAAATCTCAACGGGATTCTTAACACCTTTGATATTCATGGCAAACATAAAATAGATACAGACCCCCGTGTGATAGATCTGAGGCACACGATATGAGATATAAGGCTTCCCGGGGATGTTGTGCTTTTTGTGAAGTTCATTGATTTGATTGGTTGCAGCTTCACATACCTCATTTAGTTTGCTCCATGGAACCGAAGTTTCCATGGTTTCACCAATAATACGATAGCGAGTCATAAAGTCTCTGATGTAGGCGATGGCAAAAGTCAGGTTATAACCCTTCTTGCCATTTTCAGAGCCGCCAATCATACCTTTATGTTTCTTGGTTAATTTTTTTAAAGTTTTCTGTTGCAATGCCACTTCATCTTTAGAGCCCTCCAATTTGAAGGAGGTTACCACCATTTTGTAGGGGTCAAAGCCCTTGACATTTAATACGACAAACTTTTCAAGTTTTTTTATCCACACCTTTAGACCACTGGGTTTGGCATTCAAAGCTTGACCAAAACGGAACTGGGCGTTATCCATGAGTCGAGCGCTGGCAGGAACTGCTCCACTTTTGGATAATTCATACATAAAAGCCACACCGGTCTCCCAGTCATGAAACAGGGCAGAATTAAAATCAGATAATTCTGGGAGTGCATGCACTTTTAAAGTGGCTTTGGTGATGATTCCAAAATTACCTTCAGAACCTAAAAGCATATTCTGTGCACTAACACCGATGGATGCACGTGTAATCGGATTGACCTGCTCTACCACGCCATTGGGAGTGATCATGGTTACATTTTCAACAATGTCTTCAATATTACCATAGCGATTTTTTTTCATCCCACTGGCATTGGTTGAAATCCAGCCTCCCAGGGTAGACAATTCGATACTGTCTGGTTCATGTCCAACGGTTAGCCCTTTGGCTTCCAGCAGCTCTTCCAGTTTGCTGCCGAGGATGCCGGCCTGGACAACTACGCGACGGTTTTCCACATCTATGGATTCGATTTTATTCATTCGTCGCGTGTCAACTGCTACCACCATTCTCGTTTCAAATTGAGGGATTTGCAGCGCGTTGCTTACACTTGTGCCACCACCGTATGGGATGAGGCAAACATCATATTTAATCGCCAGGTCAATCAACTTTTGAGTTTCGTCTTCAGACTCGATGTAGAAGACCATGTCAGCCACTTTATCGATTTTTGCAAAAACGACCTTATATATTTCATCGGTAGTCTGACCAGCACTATGCATGAGGCGCTCTGCATCACCAAAGGAATAACGATCCTCGGAAAATGTAGATGTAACTGCGTCTACGAAAGCTTGGTTGATCTGAGCATCTTCTACAGGCTTGTCCTCCACCTCAGGCAAGACGTCGTCTACATCAACTGTCATATCCAACATCTCTTCAACGTATGGGATAAAATCTGGCATATCGAAGCCACAAAGATCGTAGCGATCTCCGGTCATGCTTACGGTCCGGTCTTTATTCAGTATAAATTCTGAATCTTTGTAACCCCATTTGTGTCCCCAGTTGTCTTTATTTACAGCGTAAAATTTCTCTGTGTTGGGAGTCTTATCATTTTTCATAAAGTTCGGCTGCCTTATTTGTAATAGCTTGTTCCAGCGCAGCTATCATTTTTTTTGCTGCTTCTATCAAATCATTCTCGCTTGGAGTATCAGTTTCCAGAAAATTTGCCGGATATATTGGTTCAAGAATATAGACCTCAATGCCTGTTGGACGCATTAAAAAATTACCCCGCGGCCAGGCTTTGTGAGAACCGTATATCACAGCGGGCAAAATGGGAACCTCCAGATCCAGAGAAAACCTGGCAGCACCCTTTTTGAAGGGTAATATTTTGCCGGGAGTGCCACGGGTGCCTTCAGGAAAAAATATGAGACTCCTCTGTTGATAGTTCATGAATGTTTTGCACAACTTGATGGTGTCCTGGATGGGAAACTGAGTATCCCCTTTGATCTTGCGATCAATAGGAATAAGGTTCATGACTGTATTAATCAGGGTTCGTCTGGTCCAACTATCAAACCAATAGTCTTTGGCTGCCATCATTCCAAAATGATTGAAACTTTGTTGTGCCGCTGCAGAAAGAAGGGCGACATCCATGTGGCTATTGTGATTGCTGCAAAAAATATAGGAGGAGTCGGGGACGTGTTGGCGACCGTAGACTTTCAAGGGCGTATAGAATGTAAAAACGACCTTGCTGTAGTAATAAAACAGGATTTTCCAGATTTTATAATAGAAGGGCTGTTTTCCCAACAAATAGGAATATTTTGGATTTTCAAGAACATCCATACCAGACTCTATTTTCTGCCATATTTCATATGCGCTTCTGTCCAGGTGTGAGACCCGATGGCGCAGATGAGTGAAATTTCAAGAGACAGGGTTGCAGCAGTAATAATTTCTGCCAGTTTTCTCGATGAATGTTCACCTTCTGCACATCCCAGCAATTCCAGGTTTCGCTTTTGCATTTTCAGGCGTGTTCCTCCACCCACAGTACCCACTGTGAGAGAGGGAAGCGTCAACTTGAACTTGATTCCATCTTCCGCCTTTTCGATGCCCAAATGGGCAATGCTATTTTCAGCAGCGCAGGCTGTGTCCTGACCTGTGGCCAGATAAATAGAGGTAATTGCATTTGAGACATGCAATCCATTCCCATGGGTTCCAGCTAAACTCGATATGGTGGGAAAAAAGCTAAAGGAATCATACAATATGTCGGGATCCATTTTGAGAATTCTGCGCATGACACTATTCTTGATTGTGGTCTCTGCAGAGACAGCATGACCTCTTCCCAGCAGCATGTTCCTTGTAGAGGCTTTTTTATCACTATTGAAGTTGGACTCCAGGAAGTAATTCTGACCTGTCTCAGCTTGAATGTATTCACAGGCTACCTGAGCTGCCAGTGTAACCATATTTTGTCCGGCTGCATTGTTGGTGTCCATCACCAAATCCAGCACAACATAATTTTGAATTGTATATTGATCAATTCTCAACACTTTTCCATGTCTGGTGGTACTTTCCGCCACTTCCATGATTTTGTTCTGGTTATCTGTCACCCATTGTTGGAATTTTGCGCTTTCGTGAAGGTTGTCCAGAATAAATACAGGTGCCCTTGAAAGCTCCTGCCTGAAATGACGTACTATTGTTCCACCACTGACGGTAGAAGCATAAATCCCACGATTCATTGAAGCAGCAAGTGACCCTTCAAGGGTGCAGAGGGGGATGACAAAGTCACCATTGGCATAGGTGCCCTCGATTTTCAGTGGGCCGACCACAGCCATGGGTATATTCATCGTACCAACATGGTGCTCAATGATTCCCTTTAAATCTTCAACATCATCAGTGAGCGTGTCATCAATTTCAACGCCTGTGAATTCCTTGACCCATTC
It includes:
- a CDS encoding response regulator transcription factor; translation: MSSQTNIRCLIVDDEAPARAVIKKYLSDIPGFEVLSECKNAFEANEAILTLHPDLLFLDINMPKFTGLKLLESLRRPPLAIITTAYREYAVESFELDVVDYLHKPFSLERFIQALNKARDRITPADGNMAGNEVPSPKEGGSQSGKDFIFLKEEGQVNRVDLRNILYVEAVGDYLSVITNQGKHLSYMSMKKMVDLLPADRFCRIHKSFIVSLSKVNTIDKGRVYIGEKSFPIGATYRPVFMDLIKTHMG
- a CDS encoding SDR family oxidoreductase yields the protein MNVSGKVFIVTGASSGIGEALSVELASRGAQIVCAARRVNELERVCNSINTAGGSALAVQTDITDLNACRHLIKQSIDKYGKLDGLILNAGVSMWARFEDITDISFFQNLIDVNYLGAVNCCHAALPHLKKTNGKIVSCSTAQAIMGFPNHSGYVASKHALHGFLSTLDMEMKGEVSILEAVLSWIRGTNLRDNAFGAEGTKLTKSSKKHTSESVSLEDCVEQIILAIEADKKTVYIPRKLAMIPLLNTFFQGFLRRKVSGAIDKNES
- a CDS encoding 1-acyl-sn-glycerol-3-phosphate acyltransferase, with the protein product MDVLENPKYSYLLGKQPFYYKIWKILFYYYSKVVFTFYTPLKVYGRQHVPDSSYIFCSNHNSHMDVALLSAAAQQSFNHFGMMAAKDYWFDSWTRRTLINTVMNLIPIDRKIKGDTQFPIQDTIKLCKTFMNYQQRSLIFFPEGTRGTPGKILPFKKGAARFSLDLEVPILPAVIYGSHKAWPRGNFLMRPTGIEVYILEPIYPANFLETDTPSENDLIEAAKKMIAALEQAITNKAAELYEK
- a CDS encoding histidine kinase produces the protein MLEISKVGAEAGAKTYILAMINRMKLKDSRIAQHLLFWGAYFIFLFLISLLRSNEGRDVSFHLPFELMQVAVMVSVVYLNLKILIPRFFETRKFFLYGLLMIAAVLVNGGILVSLMRLFPDFSPPFILKHRPSYMFVLPMAFMQLSLVAVTSTLHFMRENLRLQQEALSVKELESRQLKAELDSLKAQVNPHFLFNSLNNIYSHSLLESPQTPDLILKLSGLLNYIIYECQDEQVRLEKEMEFLTNYIALEKVRIDESVQVELKMDVPDTSIMIAPLLFVPLIENAFKHGANISSGQPFIKVELKQNAGELKFRCTNLRDNFEDDLKREGAVGGIGLENVRKRLDLIYPDKHRFEIKDDGKQFIVDLRISFGELSP
- a CDS encoding hydroxymethylglutaryl-CoA reductase; its protein translation is MSEQNNGLNSHLPRGYSMEDSIARKEWVKEFTGVEIDDTLTDDVEDLKGIIEHHVGTMNIPMAVVGPLKIEGTYANGDFVIPLCTLEGSLAASMNRGIYASTVSGGTIVRHFRQELSRAPVFILDNLHESAKFQQWVTDNQNKIMEVAESTTRHGKVLRIDQYTIQNYVVLDLVMDTNNAAGQNMVTLAAQVACEYIQAETGQNYFLESNFNSDKKASTRNMLLGRGHAVSAETTIKNSVMRRILKMDPDILYDSFSFFPTISSLAGTHGNGLHVSNAITSIYLATGQDTACAAENSIAHLGIEKAEDGIKFKLTLPSLTVGTVGGGTRLKMQKRNLELLGCAEGEHSSRKLAEIITAATLSLEISLICAIGSHTWTEAHMKYGRK
- a CDS encoding FAD-binding oxidoreductase; protein product: MKNDKTPNTEKFYAVNKDNWGHKWGYKDSEFILNKDRTVSMTGDRYDLCGFDMPDFIPYVEEMLDMTVDVDDVLPEVEDKPVEDAQINQAFVDAVTSTFSEDRYSFGDAERLMHSAGQTTDEIYKVVFAKIDKVADMVFYIESEDETQKLIDLAIKYDVCLIPYGGGTSVSNALQIPQFETRMVVAVDTRRMNKIESIDVENRRVVVQAGILGSKLEELLEAKGLTVGHEPDSIELSTLGGWISTNASGMKKNRYGNIEDIVENVTMITPNGVVEQVNPITRASIGVSAQNMLLGSEGNFGIITKATLKVHALPELSDFNSALFHDWETGVAFMYELSKSGAVPASARLMDNAQFRFGQALNAKPSGLKVWIKKLEKFVVLNVKGFDPYKMVVTSFKLEGSKDEVALQQKTLKKLTKKHKGMIGGSENGKKGYNLTFAIAYIRDFMTRYRIIGETMETSVPWSKLNEVCEAATNQINELHKKHNIPGKPYISYRVPQIYHTGVCIYFMFAMNIKGVKNPVEIFNSIEYAMREAIMEAGGSISHHHGVGKLRKDFMKGTISPASIEMLKQVKTAHDPKNIFGVRNNIFAD